The Prionailurus bengalensis isolate Pbe53 chromosome E2, Fcat_Pben_1.1_paternal_pri, whole genome shotgun sequence region aGCGCAGGGCCTGACCTGGGCTCTTCGGTTTGATCACATGACcctgaaaccatgacctgagccaaaatcaagaatcagaagctctaccaactgagccacccagatgccccagaactTTTTCACTTCTTAAGATTTCCTATTAAATAGTACtttatttgcttaaaatttaaatggtgtcttggggcgcctgggtggcgcagtcggttaagcgtccgacttcagctaggtcacgatcttgcgctccgtgagttcgagccccgcgtcaggctctgggctgatggctcagagcctggagcctgtttccgattctgtgtctccctctctctctgcccctcccccgttcatgctctgtctctctctgtcccaaaaataaataaatgttgaaaaaaaaaaaaaatttaaatggtgtCAAATTAATGAGAAATGTAATGTGGCAAAAAATACTGTCACtacttttgttaaatttctttatatgtttggatGGCTTTAGAATcccaacaataaaataaatttaggtaggggtgcctgggtggctcagtcagttgagtctctgacttcggttcaggtcatgtcacagttcgtgggttcaagccccacatcaggctttgctcTCACAGtgctctggattctctgtctccttctttctcagcctctccctgacttgcacacatgtacatgcatgcacactttctcaaaattaaaaacattaaaaaaataaaaataggggcgcctgggtggctcagtcggttgagcgtctgactttggctcaggtcatgatctcgcggtttgtgagttcgagccccgtgctgggctctgtgctgacagctcagagcttggagcctgcttcagattgtctctctctctctgcccctcccgcattcacactctgtctctctctctccttcaaaaataaacattaaaaaaaataaaaataaaaaaataaattgaagtagTTTTAAAATAGGTTCCAAGCTATTTTTAGGATTGCTGATAAAGCCATGCTATTTTCCAAAAGCCTTGCATCAATTGTAAGCACTACAATTGTGTACCATTTTAATCTAGCCTTGCCAGCAGTGCTATCAATCTTTCCCCTGCTAGTCTAGTAGACATAAAACCCCAAGTTTGCTTTCAgtttaaatccatttttaaaaagataattattatggacaagcatttttttaaacctgtgatTAATTCTACAGCTGTGTTTTTGAATAGCTGTTTAAAAGACAATCCTGAggggcggttaagcgtctggattttggctcaggtcatgatctcttggtctgtgagactgagccccctgttggactctatactcacagcacagagcctccttggattctttctccctttctctctgcccctcccccacttgcactcctcccctctctccaaataaataaacattaaaaaatatttatggtacATATAAAAAAAGAcgagacatttttgttttgtaataaataaGGCGGTGGCCAATTACTACTCCTTAGTAGCTCTTTTTTTGAGATAAGCTATCAAGtctgtccttttctctgtcttcttaaTGTCAGTGAAGATCATTTTTGTTCCAGGGATGTACTTTCTGGGATTATCTAAATACTCTATCAGTGTCACCTCTCCCCAGGGGTTCTTTGTTCTTGTTGGCATCTGTGTAAGAAAATCCAGGGGCCTGACCTATCTTGCACACACTGGACCATGGAGATCTGGCTCAGTCTTGTGTTTGCCTTGCCTCTCGTTTCGACAGTATGGCACGGGGCATTCTTTTGGACAAAACTCTTGCCTTTCTCAACgtcacccatttttaaattgctttcttcACATGGAGACTGAAGATGCCCACTGGCAAGCCGGATGTCCCGCTCTCTGATATGCAAACATTTTTGATGTGTTTAGTTTTTATTGCATTGTCGGGAAGTCTGTGTTCACATCCTTCATCAGCTTATAcactagtttttcttttaaaattgaatgaGCTCTTTGGTTGATTCAATTCCACCGAACGTTGGTTTACTTTTTAAGCTATTTGACTTATAAATCAGTTTTCAATTAGTTTTGGTAAAAGATGTGGCTGTCATCATCATGCACAAATTGTTAGCCAAGTATACCAGCAtcatgatgaaatattttttgcttgatatatttggaattaaaatttcagtttttaaactttaacttttaaaaggagTGAAGAGTGaagtttattaagttttttttaagtttattttgagagagacagaaagagagtgcaagcaggggagggacagagagcaagggggacagaggatctgaagcaggttctatgctgacagctgagagcctgatgtgggtatcaaactcacgaaccatgagatcatgacctgagccaaagtgagaggcttaaccaaatgggccacccaggcgccccaagttttttttgTTAAATCAGTGGGGGGTGAACCTTTTAGTTTGagagttttctatttctatagtCTGAATACAAGTAGCCTTTGTTTTTTGGAACTGAAGTACAAAACAAATTTAGTAAATCTAACAATGGAAAGACCACTGGATTAAATGTGAAGAGACTTGCATTCTAGACTTAAATCTGCCTCAAACTTGATTCGCTAGGGAGAACTAGTCCTTTAACCTTCCTCTGATgagtttttccatctgttttatctttacattgctcaaaaccctccagtaATTACCCAGCTAAGGGTGAAGGCAATGTGTCCCTGCAAGCatcttcaaggggcgcctgggtggctcagttgattaagcgaccgacttcggctcaggtcgtgatctcacggtttgtgagtttgagccccgcgtcgggctctgtggtggcagctcggagactgctttggatcctgtgtttccctctctctcccccacccccgctcacactttgtctctgtctctctcaaaattaaataaacattaaaaaaaataataaaaaaaagtaccttCAGGGtcggggtatctgggtggctcagtcggttaagtgtccaactcttgatatcagcttaggtcgtgatctcggggttcgtgggtttgagccccacataaagttctatgctgacacctcagagcctggatggaacctgctttggtttctgtgtctccctctctctctctgcccctcccctgctcccgctctctctcaaaaatgaacaaaaattaaaagtatcttCAGGGTCTAACAGGAATCCTTTCCCAAATTCCTTATTATTCTCCCAGAGTTCACTGAGCTCCAGGCACACTGGTCTTGAAAACACCAAACTGCCTTTTCTTCACATATCCACTGTACTTTGCCATTCACCTCCTCCAAGTCCTCACTGAAATGTCATTTTCTGAGACCCTCTGTAATGGAACCAATCTTTTCCTGCCCCCCCCTTCCCTGTACAGCccttattaaatttgttttctgtttctctcctctacCTGAACGTTAAGTCCTCAAAGCTATATCCACAGAACCTaagaacaatgcctgacacatagtgggcactcagtaaatactgatgaatgaataagttaATCTGTAAAAGGAGGTTATCTCGGCTGATagatcattcattcatcagtaaGGCGAAGCTGTGTGCCTCCTCTTGACTGTGTGCTAAGTGCCCAGACCCTGGCACTATCTGTCCGCGGGAAGGCCAGCGCTCTGCTCCCGGCGGCTACTCACTTTGGAGGAgactgcggcggcggcggcggcggtctCTGGGTCTCCTTCCTCATGGACTAGGTCGAACAGCTGGAAGCTTCCGTCCTCGGTGGCTTCTGGGTTTCCCGGCACGTCTTCGGACTCTAGGCTACCCGACGGAATTCCTGAGGATCGGCGGCTAGAAATCACCCTGTAGCGGCCCTCCTGTCGGATCTCCCGAGCCGAAGCGCGGAGTTCTCGGCGAATACGCTGCTGGCTGCCCCGGGAAGGGCGCAGGGCGGCTCGAACGAGCTCCTGGACTGGCTCCTCCTGGGAGGTGGTAGGGAAGAGCAGCCGGGGTAAGCAGGCGGCTCGTCAAGGGGTCAGGGATACAACTTCCCCCCATTTGCGCCCTAAGATCCCCTTCAGACATCGGCTCCATCCCGCCCAATACCTGGGAGCGCACGGTGGCCACCAACTGGAAGACATTATTCTCTGgccctctctccacatcctctggAGGCGTCTTTTGGGCTACCGACTCGACGCCGCCCCTCCGCAGGCGCTTACAAGAGAGGACAAGAGCTTCGACAGCCTCTGCGCTACGCTTCCGCTTCACGCGAAGCACTGCAGTCCTCCCGGCCTCCATACTGGCTGTCGCGGAGGACTCTGGGAACCCGTGGGCGTACGACGGGAGAGCCTTTAAGTTCCGTTTCCGGGTCTCGCTCCCAGCATTCTCAGCGGGCCCTGAGAGATCCCGCCCCGTACGCCAGCTTCGGCGTGGTGGAGGTAGCGGCGGAAGTGAACGGAGCGGTTCCCGCTGCGGGTGAGGCGCATGGGTAGGTAGGGAAGGTGGGGTTGCAGTTAGAGTCCCGGGTGCCGCCATCATCCGGCCGTCAGCCCAGCGGCTCTGGCCGACGGACCTGATGTGGGCTTTCTAGGCCACCGGGGTATGCGTCTCTCGAGGACCTTTCTAGAGTCTGCACTGGGCGGCGGTGGGGAGAGCCTGGGCCGGCAAGAAAACTGGGATACGGTTGGGCCCCGACTCTGTAGGGTGACCTCTACGGGGACCTGGATTTTAGTGCTTGGCGTCTCCCTTCAGCTACAGAAATTCGAACCGCAGTCATATGGAGCAACAGCCATCACATCCTTAATTGACCCACGCTTCTCTGATTCAGGGAACTGCTGATGGGCTCGCTTTTCCCAGTTACTGTGTTGTAGTTGGAAACCAGTCCATTCACCACACGCTAGTCAGAAGGGTCTTATAAAAGCGTACATCTGACGCGGACGTTTTTGTGCTTAAGACCTTGAGTGGTTTCCAGCGAGTGAGAACAATATCCAAACGCGTTTGCGAAGCCGGCATGGTCCAGTGTGATTTACAGTAGCCCACGCTTAATCTATCGTTCTCAATACTTTTGCTGGAAGTGCTTCAGTCATTCAGGCTTTTGTCAGTCTTGCTTATATATACAGGTCTTTTTTCCCTTAGGACTTTTTCTTGGAAAAGTAGGGGTAAGGTTTCCAGAAACTTAAGTACTACTTTTCTCTCTTACCTTGTGGCATCTTAATTGCCACCTTCCTCAGAGAGTCTAACAATTAACCTTGTTAATTCTCTTTCATAGCACCCTGCCTGTTTCCTTTCTTGCACTCACATAGTTTGTGATTGTATATTTAGTCTCTCCCTTATTAGAATCTAATCCCTTGGAGGATAAAGATCTCCTTTATTTTACTTATGGGAGTTCTCCAGTCCCTAACGCAGTGTCTGATATTGtataaattttactaaaatttgaatgaatgaagcGGCTATCTGCTCTGAAATCTGATTGGTAATCCATTTAGGGCTTGGCATGGTGGTTTCCATTCCAGCCTTATAAACTATCATGTGAGTTCACAGGTCTTTTGAATGAGGAGGGGGTCAAAATAGCTCCTGAGTCTGGAGTGTGAGGTCCTTTTGGGAGAGGACAAgtcataataataaaagggatTTATCCATAGGAGATGTGTAGTACTCAAAGAGGTTACAGGACATGGTTCCCATCTGCAAGCTTTATTTAAACTTATATGAAACTAGTAACTTCTCTAAGTTATGAAAAAACTATAGTCCTATTTATAGCCTAAGCAACATAACAGACAAAAAGGAAATTCCATAGATTAGAGTTCTGTATTACACTCTTAGCCTTTAAATAACTTCAGAATTGATCTCACATGGCCCACAGGATAAGGGTTTTAGGACTCTGCACAGTATGTACCTCACTGATATGTTTGACCTCTTGTTCAGTTTCACTTCAGTTAAACTGGTTTATTAACTGTACATGACTAAGTCTTTCTGATCTGGTGAAGtgccctctccctcccatgcCCATCTAAATCCTAGCCATCTTTTAAGCCTTCCCTGAACATTCAGCCAGATATGGTTATTTCTTTCTACTGTGGCATTTTTTGGACACACTTCTTTAAAGCACATTACAGATTCTGATAGTTGGagatactctttaaaaaaattaacataggaGAGGTTCACAGCTGATTGTGGCAAAACTTTTTAACCTGTGGGTTGCAACTCCGTTAAATTGTGAAAtcgggcacctaggtggctcatttggttaggctcaggtcatgatctcacggttcgtgcattcaagccctgcatcaggctgtgtcctgacagtgcagagcttgctttagatcctctgtctccctctctctctgcctctcaaaaataaataaacattgaaaaatgcttctcaaagtaaaaagtaaaataaacattgaaaaagttgTGAAATCAGTTTAGTGGATCAtgatcaatttaaaaagaaaaatcagggcgcctgggtggctcagtaggttgagcacctgactgttgatttcagctcaggtcatgagtttgagccctgcatcgggctctgcactgacaatgcagagcctgctttggatcctctgtctctgccccttccccacacatgtgttctctgtctctctcaaataagtaaacttaaaaacaagaaaataaaatacagtagaaTGTATCAAAGGGCTTTGCCCATAGGAAGGCTAAACACTAGTGAAAgtttgtacgtgtgtgtgttgtgtcttTATGTAAAGTATATTTCTTTCTGGTGTTGCCAGAAAGTTTGGGAGCCACTAGAAGAGAGGATGAGTAATACTGAGATTTTAGAAGTAGAGTTTCACTGAAGGACAAATTGACTACTTTGAACCAGACCACTGACTGCCTGAGTCTTTTAAGAAAAGATTTGTCCCCATCCTCTTTTATGAGAATTAAGTGTTTAGTCTAAATAACTTTGAGAGAAAGGCAATAACTCTGGTCAGTAAAATGCCTTAGGGATGTTTAGGGACCTATGGAGTAGGCATTTTTTCTAAGGTTTCCTGAAGATAGATCAGTGTTTAACGAGAAATGAAGGGGAGTGTCGAACACTTGAGGTTTTCTGAAGGTAGGTGGGAGGGTGCTGGTAGAGCCCATACCTGTTGACAGGTGCCTTCAGACTTTGAGCTGTGGTGTTTCTCTGTCAGAAATAGATCTCTGCAGAAATAGGGCATACAAGATGAATCTGGATTTTTTaagatgaagaatttttttaaattttatttatttaatctgcacccaatgtggagcttgagctcacaaccccaagatcaagagttgcacactcttccaactgagccagccagacatctctcgatgaagaatttttaaaaattacttttaaaatcaaatattgaGTAGGTAACAAgtaatcattattaaaaattgtaaGTCATAAAGAAGGACAGTATCATGAACATCTTCCCACCacccagttttatttattttttaatgtttatttttgagagagagggagggaaggagcctttgcaagttggggagggacataggggaacagaggattcaaagtgggctctctgctttcagcacagaatgCAGAGGCTTGAACttacctgacccaaagtcggatgcttaactgactgagccacccaggtggcacTTCCCCATCCTGTTTAAGAAGAAACAGTACTATTACTTTGAAGCCCCCTGTATGGCCCTCCTTGATCCCagccttttccctttcctcttagGGGTAACCACTATCCTTATTCCCTGCTATGCTTTTTAGTGTGATCCCTAAAGAATATattgttcttggggcgcctgggtggctcagtcggttgagcctccaacttcggctcagatcatgatcttagggtctttgagttcgagccctacatcgggctctgttctcacagcctgcttcagattgtgtctccctctctctctgaccctccctcattcatgctcttctctctctgtctcaaaaataaaaaaaataaacattaaaaaaattaaaaaatatattcttgtttGGCAtcattataaatgttataaaaatgttatcattACGTATTCTgtgatttgcttatttatttatttttggctcaACATATTTTTGGATTGTCCACACTTACAGCTGTGATATATTTGTTTAGATGAAAGTTTTCCTAGTTTGTTTGAATtgctctttgtatttttccttaaACTAAgtgtttaaaaactttatttttgagagagagagagagagcaagagagagagagcaagcaagcaggggacaggcagagagagagagaaagaaaatcccaagtaggctctgagctgtcagcacagcctgatgtggggcttgaactcacaaaccgtgagatcat contains the following coding sequences:
- the SLC7A6OS gene encoding probable RNA polymerase II nuclear localization protein SLC7A6OS — protein: MEAGRTAVLRVKRKRSAEAVEALVLSCKRLRRGGVESVAQKTPPEDVERGPENNVFQLVATVRSQEEPVQELVRAALRPSRGSQQRIRRELRASAREIRQEGRYRVISSRRSSGIPSGSLESEDVPGNPEATEDGSFQLFDLVHEEGDPETAAAAAAVSSKISDPDVILCNSIELIRERLAVSEDGPRIGHQEEQKDDYVYDIYYLEMATPGWIENILSVQPYSQEWELVNDDQQPEDIYEDDDDENSESNWRNEYPEEENSDGDEDSRGSDEYDSFSEEERGNSRPQMWSKYPLDVQKEFGYDSPHDLDSD